The Longimicrobium sp. genome contains a region encoding:
- a CDS encoding M28 family peptidase, which translates to MRATRTSLLALAALALAAGAARAQAPGAITANEIDAHLRFLSSDLLEGRAPATRGGRLATEYIASQLRAYGVQPAGDNGTYFQRVPIDIVGADPATIRVTASGKATGTLRYPDDVVVWAGSAAEQASANAEIVFVGYGAAAPEFRWDDFKNVDVRGKILMVLVNDPPAPASEATLFGGRAMTYYGRWTYKFEEAERRGAAGMLIVHTTEQAGYPWHTVVGSWAKEQRMLPRSPQLPAPLAFRGWITDSAATALLRQGGLDLARLRQQAATRGFRPVATGITLSVGFRNRVQHLESENVVGTIRGGDPQLRDQYVALSAHWDHLGIGPAVDGDSIYNGASDNASGVADVLAIAHAAAMRPAPKRSLLFVFVTAEESGLLGSESFAQHPTVPIANLVANLNMDGGNVLGATRDFRVLGDTKSTLGPMFSRLAALHGWRVEPDDHPERGHFYRSDHFSFAKAGVPAVSIGAGNEVEGKPAGWGARQEDEYTAHRYHQPSDQYRADFDLAGAVQLSSLVLDFATQIANGDVLPRWNPDAEFASVRR; encoded by the coding sequence ATGCGAGCCACACGCACATCCCTGCTCGCCCTGGCGGCCCTCGCGCTCGCCGCGGGCGCGGCGCGCGCCCAGGCGCCGGGCGCCATCACCGCCAACGAGATCGACGCGCACCTGCGCTTCCTCTCGTCGGACCTGCTGGAGGGGCGCGCGCCGGCCACCCGCGGCGGCCGCCTGGCCACCGAGTACATCGCCAGCCAGCTGCGCGCGTACGGCGTGCAGCCCGCGGGCGACAACGGCACGTACTTCCAGCGCGTTCCCATCGATATCGTGGGCGCCGACCCGGCCACCATCCGCGTCACCGCCTCCGGCAAGGCGACGGGGACGCTGCGCTACCCCGACGACGTGGTGGTGTGGGCCGGCTCGGCGGCGGAGCAGGCCAGCGCGAACGCGGAGATCGTCTTCGTCGGCTACGGCGCCGCCGCGCCCGAGTTCCGCTGGGACGACTTCAAGAACGTGGACGTGCGCGGCAAGATCCTGATGGTGCTGGTGAACGATCCCCCCGCGCCGGCGAGCGAGGCCACGCTCTTCGGCGGCCGGGCGATGACCTACTACGGCCGCTGGACCTACAAGTTCGAAGAGGCCGAGCGCCGCGGCGCCGCGGGAATGCTCATCGTCCACACCACCGAGCAGGCCGGCTACCCGTGGCACACGGTGGTCGGCAGCTGGGCCAAGGAGCAGCGCATGCTGCCGCGCAGCCCGCAGCTTCCCGCGCCGCTCGCCTTCCGCGGCTGGATCACCGACAGCGCCGCTACCGCGCTGCTGCGGCAGGGCGGGCTGGACCTCGCCCGCCTCCGCCAGCAGGCGGCCACGCGCGGCTTCCGCCCGGTGGCGACCGGGATCACGCTGAGCGTGGGCTTCCGCAACCGCGTGCAGCACCTGGAGAGCGAGAACGTGGTGGGCACCATCCGCGGCGGCGACCCGCAGCTGCGCGACCAGTACGTGGCGCTCAGCGCGCACTGGGACCACCTGGGGATCGGGCCCGCGGTGGACGGCGACTCCATCTACAACGGCGCGTCGGACAACGCCTCGGGCGTCGCCGACGTGCTCGCCATCGCCCATGCGGCGGCCATGCGGCCCGCGCCGAAGCGCTCGCTCCTCTTCGTCTTCGTCACCGCCGAGGAGAGCGGGCTGCTGGGCTCCGAATCGTTCGCGCAGCATCCCACCGTCCCCATCGCCAACCTCGTCGCCAACCTGAACATGGACGGCGGCAACGTGCTGGGCGCCACGCGCGACTTCCGCGTGCTGGGCGACACCAAGTCCACGCTGGGGCCCATGTTCTCGCGGCTCGCCGCGCTGCACGGCTGGCGGGTGGAGCCGGACGACCACCCGGAGCGCGGCCACTTCTACCGCTCGGACCACTTCTCCTTCGCCAAGGCGGGCGTCCCGGCCGTCTCCATCGGCGCGGGGAACGAGGTGGAGGGGAAGCCGGCCGGGTGGGGCGCGCGGCAGGAGGACGAGTACACCGCGCACCGCTATCACCAGCCGTCGGACCAGTACCGGGCGGACTTCGACCTGGCCGGCGCGGTGCAGCTCTCGTCGCTGGTGCTGGACTTCGCCACGCAGATCGCGAACGGCGACGTGCTGCCGCGGTGGAATCCCGACGCGGAGTTCGCCTCGGTGCGGCGGTAG
- a CDS encoding DUF4186 domain-containing protein → MGNLDDVFARLAGSAFRRRFRLRGDDLSYLRRRGMDTVLRHADEMIAARLAPAGPPNDGRQTPMRGHPVFLAQHATGTCCRGCLAKWHRIPKGRELTEDERRYVVSVIARWIAEQDRAAPPPPAGEEAGADGESQSPPSDQLGLGV, encoded by the coding sequence GTGGGTAATCTGGACGACGTTTTCGCGCGGCTGGCGGGCTCCGCCTTCCGGCGCAGGTTCCGCCTGCGCGGCGACGACCTGTCCTACCTGCGCCGCCGCGGCATGGACACGGTCCTGCGCCACGCCGACGAGATGATCGCCGCGCGCCTCGCTCCCGCCGGGCCGCCCAACGACGGCAGGCAGACGCCGATGCGCGGGCACCCCGTCTTCCTCGCGCAGCACGCCACCGGCACCTGCTGCCGCGGCTGCCTGGCCAAGTGGCACCGCATCCCCAAGGGCCGCGAGCTGACGGAGGACGAGCGCCGCTACGTCGTCTCCGTCATCGCCCGCTGGATCGCCGAGCAGGACCGCGCCGCGCCCCCGCCGCCGGCGGGGGAGGAGGCTGGGGCTGACGGCGAATCCCAATCTCCACCGAGCGATCAGTTGGGGTTGGGGGTGTAG